In Candidatus Sulfurimonas marisnigri, a single genomic region encodes these proteins:
- the napG gene encoding ferredoxin-type protein NapG, producing MKTEAVSDRRKFILNMARSAGITALGGFIWSAYVDEVTASQLLLRPPGAIKEEDFLKTCIKCGLCVLACPYDTLLLAKPGDNKPLGTPYFIPRDIPCYMCTDIPCVPVCPTGALNESSVTTDKKLDINAADMGLAVIDSESCIAFWGIQCDACYRACPLLGEAISIVYEKNERTGKHAFMKPVVHANICTGCGLCERACVTEKASIFILPREVAMGKAGDYYIKGWDKEDEKRLENAMEIKTKTEISKESAIDSLNSEEELY from the coding sequence ATGAAAACTGAGGCAGTTAGCGATAGAAGAAAGTTTATCCTTAATATGGCTAGAAGTGCTGGTATAACAGCACTTGGTGGTTTTATTTGGAGTGCATATGTTGATGAAGTTACAGCTTCACAACTTTTACTCCGTCCACCTGGAGCTATAAAAGAAGAAGATTTTCTAAAAACATGTATAAAGTGTGGGCTATGCGTTTTAGCTTGTCCTTACGATACACTATTGCTTGCTAAACCAGGTGACAATAAACCTCTGGGAACTCCATATTTTATCCCTAGAGATATACCTTGTTACATGTGTACAGATATTCCGTGTGTTCCTGTTTGTCCTACGGGAGCACTTAATGAGTCAAGTGTTACAACAGATAAGAAGCTGGATATAAACGCTGCCGATATGGGGCTAGCTGTTATAGACAGTGAGAGTTGTATAGCTTTTTGGGGTATCCAATGTGATGCGTGTTATAGAGCTTGCCCATTGTTGGGTGAGGCTATATCAATAGTATATGAAAAAAATGAGAGAACTGGTAAACATGCCTTTATGAAGCCAGTTGTCCATGCCAATATCTGTACCGGCTGTGGTTTATGTGAAAGAGCTTGTGTTACAGAAAAAGCATCTATATTTATACTTCCAAGAGAAGTTGCTATGGGAAAAGCTGGCGATTACTATATTAAAGGCTGGGATAAAGAGGACGAAAAGCGTTTAGAAAATGCAATGGAAATCAAAACGAAAACTGAAATAAGTAAAGAGAGTGCTATTGATTCTTTAAATAGCGAAGAGGAGTTGTACTAA
- the napH gene encoding quinol dehydrogenase ferredoxin subunit NapH: MATLWNNYRYLFFRRFTQLSILVLYFLANAWGWSVLKGNLSSSLLLNTVPLSDPYAALQMLAAGAVLSADLLLGAFIVTIFYLLIGGRVFCSWVCPVNIVTDAAALLRRKLGVDAISRRQPASRNMRYWVLVLSLIISAIMGITAFEFISPISMLHRGIVFGLGFGWAAMLIIFLFDLFVLKNGWCGHVCPLGGFYSLLGNFSLIRVSHSEENCTLCMKCKTVCPEHQVLHMVGKESLPVLSGECTNCARCIEVCDDDALNFSIRNLAKNKTTGE; encoded by the coding sequence ATGGCTACGCTATGGAATAACTACCGATATCTATTTTTTAGAAGATTTACACAATTAAGTATATTGGTTTTATACTTTTTGGCTAATGCTTGGGGGTGGAGTGTTCTAAAGGGTAACCTTAGTTCATCTCTGCTTTTGAATACCGTTCCTTTAAGTGATCCTTATGCAGCACTACAAATGCTTGCAGCGGGTGCCGTTTTAAGTGCAGATTTACTTCTAGGTGCATTTATAGTTACTATATTTTATCTGCTAATTGGCGGTCGCGTCTTTTGCAGCTGGGTCTGTCCGGTTAATATAGTTACAGATGCGGCAGCGCTTCTAAGAAGAAAACTTGGCGTTGATGCTATTTCAAGAAGACAGCCAGCTTCGCGAAACATGCGATACTGGGTTTTAGTATTAAGCTTGATAATCTCAGCTATTATGGGTATTACAGCCTTTGAGTTTATATCACCAATATCTATGCTTCATAGAGGTATAGTATTTGGTTTAGGTTTTGGTTGGGCAGCAATGCTCATAATATTTCTTTTTGACTTATTCGTCTTAAAGAATGGTTGGTGCGGACATGTATGTCCACTTGGTGGATTCTATTCACTATTAGGCAACTTTAGTCTAATAAGAGTAAGTCATTCCGAAGAGAATTGTACTTTATGTATGAAATGCAAAACTGTTTGCCCTGAGCACCAAGTACTACACATGGTTGGCAAAGAGAGTTTACCTGTCCTATCAGGTGAGTGTACAAATTGTGCTAGATGTATTGAAGTTTGTGATGATGATGCTCTTAATTTTTCAATACGAAACCTAGCAAAAAATAAAACAACGGGAGAGTAA
- a CDS encoding nitrate reductase cytochrome c-type subunit — MKAIRKITIGLVATTLLIVGCGDKTKAASAGDAEALKVVTEESLGLRKTDIYTEAGTAAEKTEYRTAAAGGSLKIKRAFQDAPPMIPHDTDGMLPIKIGDNQCTGCHMPDVAEYMDPKPTPIPVSHFTDFRPKHGVVDGIFKKAVDNYKNEVAIKETEKLQGSRFNCTLCHAPQSQGNLAVENTFEAKFTSKDGASKSSWAGTTLTDSLDTIKGESFVTDENIANKDSAAGYLNEH, encoded by the coding sequence ATGAAAGCAATAAGAAAGATAACAATTGGTTTGGTTGCTACTACACTACTAATAGTTGGTTGTGGAGATAAAACTAAAGCTGCTTCAGCAGGTGATGCTGAAGCACTTAAAGTTGTAACTGAAGAGTCTTTAGGTCTAAGAAAAACTGACATATATACAGAAGCAGGTACTGCCGCTGAGAAAACTGAGTATAGAACAGCTGCAGCTGGTGGAAGTTTAAAAATCAAAAGAGCATTTCAAGATGCTCCACCAATGATTCCGCATGATACTGATGGAATGCTACCTATTAAGATTGGTGACAATCAGTGTACAGGTTGTCATATGCCTGATGTTGCTGAGTATATGGATCCAAAGCCAACGCCTATTCCTGTATCTCATTTTACAGACTTTAGACCCAAGCACGGTGTTGTAGATGGTATATTCAAAAAAGCTGTAGACAACTACAAAAATGAAGTTGCTATAAAAGAAACAGAGAAGCTTCAAGGTTCAAGATTTAATTGTACCTTATGTCATGCTCCTCAATCTCAAGGGAATTTAGCGGTTGAAAATACTTTCGAAGCTAAGTTTACTTCTAAAGATGGTGCGAGTAAGTCAAGTTGGGCTGGAACTACTTTAACAGACTCCCTGGACACAATTAAGGGTGAAAGCTTTGTAACAGATGAAAACATTGCAAACAAAGATTCTGCTGCTGGTTATTTAAACGAGCACTAA
- a CDS encoding ferredoxin-type protein NapF, protein MNNRRELFSSLVSSLNTKNNQEKLIRPPYFGDESLFHNECSKCDAKCATVCEEEIIKIEDDRTPYLDFSLSGCTYCDECAKACEFGVLHVEDKKLINIHVTINKSTCLSWNHTMCFSCKDPCLDDAIDFKAMFMPEINDKCTSCGFCINKCPTNAIDIKVL, encoded by the coding sequence ATGAACAATAGAAGAGAGCTTTTTAGCTCTCTTGTTTCTTCTTTAAACACAAAGAACAATCAAGAGAAACTGATAAGACCGCCTTACTTTGGTGATGAATCTCTTTTTCATAATGAGTGTAGCAAATGTGACGCAAAATGCGCCACTGTTTGTGAAGAAGAAATAATTAAAATTGAAGATGACAGAACTCCATATTTAGACTTTTCTTTGAGCGGATGCACATACTGTGACGAGTGTGCAAAAGCTTGTGAGTTTGGTGTTCTACATGTAGAAGATAAAAAGCTGATTAATATACATGTAACTATTAATAAAAGTACATGTCTTAGTTGGAATCATACTATGTGTTTCTCTTGTAAAGACCCATGCTTGGATGATGCAATAGATTTTAAAGCGATGTTTATGCCTGAAATTAATGATAAATGTACATCTTGTGGATTCTGTATAAATAAATGTCCAACAAATGCAATAGATATAAAGGTGCTGTAG
- a CDS encoding WD40 repeat domain-containing protein, which produces MNKIILIGILLTSLFGADIKQPTGHFISSGNVVDLVYKEGKVYSGTDAGTVDIFDFKSKKLLKQIKLEQIKDFTGDDVDSKVFSVDIIDDKILILSQTKQGYRRVHIHQNNKTELLIDFSKALTIAKAKFLNKSTILLGLLSSELISYDMTTAKQNWSIQVSGAKFSDFCLNEEKSEVVVADESGNLKIHSIKNGKFIRVLEGQNLDNVFQVDYKNKIIATAGQDRRVVIYTTSSNQAYYKQSNFLVYSVGLSPSGNRVAYASDENNNVTLFNTATKSTLGIFGGNKITLSNIVFVNENDFLVSSNDKIINLYSVK; this is translated from the coding sequence GTGAATAAAATCATACTTATAGGTATTTTGCTGACATCTCTGTTTGGAGCAGACATAAAACAGCCTACTGGACACTTTATCTCCAGTGGCAATGTTGTTGATTTGGTATATAAAGAGGGCAAAGTTTACAGTGGCACAGATGCTGGGACGGTTGATATATTTGATTTTAAAAGTAAAAAACTTCTAAAGCAAATAAAACTAGAGCAGATAAAAGATTTTACAGGTGATGATGTTGATTCTAAAGTTTTTTCTGTTGATATTATTGATGATAAAATACTTATTCTTTCACAAACAAAACAAGGGTATAGAAGAGTCCATATTCATCAAAACAACAAAACAGAGCTTTTAATTGATTTTTCAAAAGCTCTCACTATTGCAAAAGCTAAATTTTTAAATAAAAGCACAATTTTATTGGGACTCCTTAGTAGTGAACTTATTTCATATGACATGACAACTGCTAAGCAAAATTGGTCCATTCAAGTAAGTGGCGCTAAGTTCTCTGACTTTTGTTTAAACGAGGAGAAGAGTGAGGTAGTAGTTGCAGATGAGAGTGGTAATCTAAAGATCCACAGCATAAAAAATGGCAAATTTATAAGAGTTCTGGAGGGACAAAATCTAGATAATGTTTTTCAGGTTGATTATAAAAATAAAATTATCGCTACAGCAGGTCAAGATAGAAGAGTTGTGATATATACTACTTCATCAAACCAGGCATATTATAAACAGTCAAATTTCTTAGTGTACAGTGTTGGTCTATCGCCAAGTGGCAACAGAGTGGCTTATGCCAGTGATGAAAACAACAATGTAACTCTATTTAACACTGCGACTAAATCAACTTTAGGAATATTTGGTGGAAACAAAATCACACTATCAAATATAGTATTCGTCAATGAGAATGATTTTTTAGTCTCAAGTAATGACAAAATTATTAATCTATACAGTGTAAAATAA
- a CDS encoding PAS domain-containing protein, with protein sequence MDYNKSEFLIETEVPQDELIISRTDLNGNITYVNDVFCKISGYKPEELLGKQHNIVRHPDMPSVVFKDLWETIKSKKQWTGVVKNMRKDGGYYWVQAIVSGVYNEGVLVEYKSLRTPISYAEKLKHQKLYDKIRQENGEKIRKIIYQ encoded by the coding sequence ATGGATTATAACAAAAGTGAATTTCTAATAGAAACAGAAGTTCCCCAAGATGAGCTTATTATTTCAAGAACTGATCTTAATGGAAACATTACATATGTAAATGATGTCTTTTGTAAAATAAGTGGCTACAAACCAGAAGAGCTTTTAGGAAAACAGCACAATATTGTTAGGCACCCTGATATGCCAAGTGTTGTTTTCAAAGATTTATGGGAGACGATTAAAAGTAAAAAACAGTGGACCGGTGTTGTAAAAAACATGCGTAAAGATGGTGGTTACTACTGGGTTCAGGCAATTGTTTCTGGAGTTTATAATGAAGGGGTTTTGGTTGAGTATAAATCACTAAGAACTCCTATAAGCTACGCTGAAAAATTAAAACATCAGAAGTTATATGATAAAATCCGTCAAGAAAACGGCGAAAAAATAAGAAAAATAATATATCAATAA
- a CDS encoding chaperone NapD — MNVSSIVVQTVPKYLEEVVQSLKDCEVCDYHMHDEKGRIIITIEGSGVSEELEKLRVIENIPHVVAADMQMAYSEDELDAHMEVIANGDAVPKILNDDSARVSDITYNGDLKKKDDLITFTKKFDETKR, encoded by the coding sequence ATGAATGTATCAAGCATAGTAGTTCAAACAGTACCAAAATATCTAGAAGAGGTTGTTCAGAGTCTAAAAGATTGTGAAGTATGTGATTATCATATGCATGATGAAAAAGGTAGAATCATAATTACAATAGAGGGTAGTGGTGTTTCTGAGGAGCTGGAAAAACTTAGAGTTATAGAAAACATTCCACATGTAGTTGCCGCTGATATGCAGATGGCATATAGTGAGGATGAGCTAGATGCACATATGGAAGTAATTGCTAATGGTGACGCTGTTCCTAAAATACTAAATGACGATAGCGCTAGAGTATCAGATATTACATATAATGGTGATTTAAAGAAAAAAGATGATTTAATTACATTTACTAAAAAATTTGATGAAACTAAGAGATAA
- a CDS encoding aminopeptidase P N-terminal domain-containing protein, which translates to MITENEYKKRRDKLAKKLYNSSVGVIFSATCKTRSNDTEYPYRQNSDFYYLTGFREDNASLVFIKEKESVKTVIFLQKKDEQLELWNGKRLGVKEAKKRFFVDEIYTTDYFKKSIKEYLANKKYLYYDLDSKDKRLKKVLKLSKEIKTFDNIVLHVQKMRLVKSTSEINLINRAVAITTEAHNRAMRSKKIGKNEFELQAEIEYEFKKNGAYSDAYTSIVACGNSANTLHYIDNNQPLVDGELILIDAGCEYEYYASDITRTIPVSGVFTKAQKELYSLILNTQLEIIEMIKPNVKRSDLQAKAEILLTKGMVKLGILKGDYKELIKNKKHKKYYPHGIGHWMGLDVHDTAPYLDDKKKEIPLKKGMVLTIEPGLYIDKDDKNVPKEYRGIGIRIEDDILVTQNGYKNLSIGIAKTIEEIESISSSNYMNTSIL; encoded by the coding sequence GTGATAACAGAGAATGAGTATAAAAAAAGAAGAGATAAGTTAGCCAAAAAACTTTATAATAGTTCAGTAGGTGTTATATTTAGCGCTACATGTAAGACTAGATCAAACGACACAGAATATCCATATAGGCAAAATAGTGACTTTTATTATCTTACAGGCTTTAGAGAAGACAATGCAAGTTTAGTCTTTATTAAAGAAAAAGAGAGTGTTAAAACAGTTATATTTCTACAAAAAAAAGATGAACAGTTAGAGCTTTGGAACGGGAAAAGACTAGGCGTTAAAGAGGCAAAAAAAAGATTTTTTGTTGATGAAATTTACACTACTGATTATTTTAAAAAGAGTATAAAAGAGTATTTAGCGAATAAAAAATATTTATATTATGATTTAGATTCTAAAGATAAAAGATTAAAAAAGGTTTTAAAATTATCAAAAGAGATTAAAACTTTTGATAATATAGTTTTACATGTACAAAAAATGAGACTTGTAAAATCTACTTCTGAGATAAATTTAATAAACAGAGCAGTAGCTATAACTACAGAAGCTCATAATCGGGCAATGCGTAGTAAGAAAATAGGTAAAAATGAGTTTGAACTTCAAGCAGAAATAGAGTATGAATTTAAAAAAAATGGAGCATACAGTGATGCATATACATCTATAGTAGCATGTGGAAACAGTGCTAATACGCTTCATTATATAGATAATAATCAACCGCTAGTTGATGGAGAACTTATCTTAATAGATGCAGGATGTGAGTATGAATACTATGCAAGTGACATTACAAGAACTATTCCTGTAAGTGGTGTATTTACAAAAGCACAAAAAGAGTTGTATAGTTTAATCTTGAATACTCAGCTTGAGATAATAGAGATGATTAAGCCAAATGTGAAACGAAGTGATTTGCAAGCTAAAGCGGAGATATTGTTAACAAAAGGGATGGTTAAACTTGGTATTTTAAAGGGTGACTACAAAGAGCTAATTAAAAATAAGAAACACAAAAAATATTATCCGCATGGAATAGGTCATTGGATGGGCCTGGATGTTCACGATACGGCTCCTTACTTGGATGATAAAAAGAAAGAAATACCACTTAAAAAAGGTATGGTTTTAACTATAGAGCCTGGATTATATATAGACAAAGATGATAAAAATGTGCCCAAAGAGTATCGAGGTATTGGGATTAGAATTGAAGATGACATTCTAGTTACTCAAAATGGCTACAAAAACCTCTCCATAGGTATTGCAAAAACAATAGAAGAGATAGAATCTATATCTTCATCTAATTATATGAATACGTCCATCCTGTAA
- a CDS encoding ABC-type transport auxiliary lipoprotein family protein, which translates to MKLILMIASLFLLSGCTTTKPSVTEYRVVAKNINTNSRADGYLDKSLKVSQAFSSSVLMSLKMNYGQDENKIFSYTESQWSETPNHAITLQIYEKVRDSNLFKNVQISKSRSNGDLILEINIEDFMQYYSEDLKESYANVVISLTLIDLKTREVLSAKTFKSKVNSTTLNADGGVEALNASLSNVLEQSLEWLNGVCK; encoded by the coding sequence ATGAAACTAATTTTAATGATTGCAAGTTTGTTTTTACTCTCAGGTTGTACCACAACGAAACCTTCTGTTACAGAGTACCGGGTAGTGGCTAAGAATATAAATACAAATAGCAGAGCAGATGGTTATCTAGATAAATCATTAAAGGTGTCACAAGCATTTAGTTCTAGTGTGCTTATGTCTTTAAAAATGAATTACGGGCAAGATGAAAATAAAATCTTTTCATATACGGAGTCTCAATGGAGTGAAACACCAAACCATGCTATAACTTTACAAATATATGAAAAAGTAAGAGATAGTAATCTCTTTAAAAATGTTCAAATATCAAAATCTAGAAGTAATGGAGATTTGATTTTAGAGATAAATATAGAAGATTTTATGCAGTATTACAGCGAAGACTTAAAAGAATCATATGCTAATGTTGTAATAAGTTTAACACTTATTGATTTAAAAACAAGAGAAGTACTTTCAGCTAAAACATTTAAGTCTAAAGTTAATTCAACTACTCTTAATGCAGATGGCGGAGTGGAAGCGTTGAACGCTTCATTATCTAATGTATTAGAACAAAGTTTAGAGTGGCTTAATGGAGTTTGTAAGTGA
- a CDS encoding MlaD family protein has translation MNNRVNYSLIGFLVLFSLAMMLGFTYWLLKPSSEDEKQKYLIYFDESVLGLNVDASVKYRGVGVGKVVKLSINQKNSQKVEVLISVLKTTPIKSSTVAKLNSHGITGLSYINLSFDDSNAEPLEAKEGEDYPVIKTIPSLFNQLESSFGNFSDNLSTTLMKTQELLDGENQIQVSLLLKNSAKFMDKMNLLLDDKTINDFQSAMKNLNSSTKKLDEIMPRIDIFLENSVEWENKISGSFHSIKNSYIGIQDSMDVFKKAVSSGDFNLKEITSDVVPTMNNTFLSMQQLIVKIEEAINQYERSPGDMIFTQEKIKKGPGED, from the coding sequence ATGAATAATAGAGTAAATTATAGTTTAATTGGTTTTTTAGTACTTTTTAGTTTGGCTATGATGCTTGGGTTTACGTACTGGCTTTTAAAGCCATCGTCTGAAGATGAGAAGCAAAAATATCTTATATACTTTGATGAATCTGTATTAGGTCTTAATGTTGATGCATCAGTAAAGTACAGAGGCGTTGGTGTTGGAAAGGTTGTAAAACTTAGCATTAACCAAAAAAACTCTCAAAAAGTAGAGGTGTTAATCAGTGTTTTAAAAACCACACCTATAAAGTCATCAACTGTTGCCAAATTGAATTCGCATGGTATAACAGGTTTAAGTTATATTAATCTTAGTTTTGATGATAGCAATGCAGAGCCTTTAGAAGCTAAAGAAGGAGAAGATTATCCAGTAATAAAAACTATTCCTTCACTGTTTAATCAGCTTGAGTCATCATTTGGAAATTTTTCGGATAATTTATCAACAACATTAATGAAAACTCAAGAGTTACTCGATGGTGAAAATCAGATTCAAGTTTCACTTTTACTGAAAAACAGTGCTAAGTTTATGGATAAAATGAATCTATTGTTAGACGATAAAACAATAAATGATTTTCAATCAGCTATGAAAAATCTTAACAGTAGTACGAAAAAGCTAGATGAAATAATGCCGCGCATAGATATATTTTTAGAAAACAGTGTAGAATGGGAAAATAAAATATCAGGTTCTTTTCATTCAATTAAAAATAGCTATATTGGTATTCAAGACTCAATGGATGTATTTAAAAAAGCAGTGTCGAGTGGTGATTTTAATTTAAAAGAGATTACAAGTGACGTAGTTCCAACTATGAACAATACTTTTTTATCAATGCAACAGCTTATTGTAAAGATAGAAGAAGCTATTAACCAGTATGAAAGAAGTCCAGGAGATATGATATTTACGCAGGAAAAAATAAAAAAAGGACCAGGTGAGGATTAA